ATAGCGGATGTTACATTGGAGGACGATTCTACTGATTCAAGTTCTCCAGCAGCTCCAACAACCCGTACAGCAGCACAAATAGATCCAGTAGTTCATGCAGCAGCTCCAACAGCCCGTACAGCAGCACAAACAGATCCAGTAGCTCGTACAACAGCTCCAATAACCCGTACAACAGCCCCAACAAACTTTACAACAGCTCCAATAGCTCAAGCCGCAACTCCACCTTTAACAGCTCGTGTAGTAACTCCAACATCTCGTTCAACAACTCCACCTCTAATAGGCCGTGTAACACCTCCTCCTACATCATCTCCTCCTACAACAGCTCCACCTACATCAGTTCTACCTACAGCTCCACCTACATCAGCTCCATGTAGCTCAAGTTCACTCCCATCATCTTCTACGACAACAAATTTTCCATCAAGTTCTAGTGAGCAGCGCTTAACACTACGGGTTGAGGGAAAAAAGTAAGTAAATTTCATTTGTGTAATTGATTTAATTTAGTTCtcgattatttttttagttCTCTTTTCAATCAATCTACTTATCTTATTTCTTGTCAAAACAGAATATATCCTTCAAGTTGTCCAGCTAAGATCTTAAGAGAATGTTTCGAATTGAAACTTGAATTGAACGGATACAAAATTACACATGTATCAAAGGAAACACAAGAATTTTATTGGAGAGAATTTCAGGTAATAACATTTGTAGCTTTAATGTTTCACGATATTAGTTAactaataatttcaaatatcgattttagtaatttagttCCAATtacataatattttcttaacttGTGTATTTGTAGAAACGATGCCAATGGGACGAAGTTATAGATTCATTGTTGAAGTTGGTTTACCCTAGCTTTATGAAGGAGAAATATAGAAGGATGGTATATGGATTGAAAAACAAAGGTAATGCTGTGTTTTTTTATGTTAGCTAattatgaatattaaatatcaatttcaATTGCCTTAACATGTTAATTCTAATTGTATGAAGAACAGCCAAAATTCATGTCTGAAGAGGTCTATAATAGTTGGGCTACATATTGGGACTCGGAAGAGGCAAAGGCGATATCCGAAAAGGCTAAACTTTCACGACGTAGTGGACTTGAAAATGGAGCAATGTCTTGTCATACTGGCGGATCCTTGTCGATGAGAGAGCATCGTGAACGATTAGTAAGTTGTTAATTTGTTGCAATTTAGTTTGATTTTTTGTATAGCTTTCCGTTCATTGAACATAATGCAAATATTTGTtgcaattgaaatttttttatatacatttcTGTTATAATGATGTTACAAAATTGCAAGTCTATGTTTTCTTATTCATTTATTTAGAGTATTTTGAAGGCATTGGACATTAGTTGGTTATAGAGAAACTTAATAAGCTATTAGAGAAAGTGAATAAGTTGTTATTTTTTATAGTCTCTACTATGCTTGCTGTTTCATTAattaccttttttatttttttatttcataaaggTAGGAagtgagggcgagccttggcgcaacggtaaaacgttgttgccgtgtgacctgaggtcacgggttcgagtcttaggagcggcctcttgccaattaaattgtcaagggaaggcttgcccccaatacacccttgtggtgggacccctccccggaccctcgctcagcggggacgcgtaatgcgaccgggccgcccttttttttttttataaaggtaGGAAGTGtgttatatttaaaaatatgtaatttGCTAACTTTAGATATCTTGCAGACTTATGTATTAGGTCGACCAGTGAATGCATATGAGCTGTTTGTTTACACTCATACACGTAATCATGATGGGGTGACATGGGTTGATGAAAGGTCACGTTTGATAAATGTAAGTAATTGTGTTTATATACtattatgatatatatatatatataatttgaatttaaaattattggttAATAAATTTGATAGGAGAGAGTAACTGTCACACGACAGAGGATGCAGGAAGCTACCGATCAAGTTATTGATGACCAAAGATTGTATTATGAATCTGTTGGAGGATTTGACAATAGATCTAGAATTTATGGGCTAGGAGATGGATCATGTTTTTATGCTTCTCAGCCTCAGTCTACCGTTAGTATACCATTCTCAACTACTTCAACTGTACTTCAAATGCCACAAATGGCTGAACAAGTGACACGATTGGAGCATGAAATGCAAAATCTTGTAGTTGGCCGCGAAGCAGACCAGTCTCGTCTTGACGCCTTGGTGGCATTGGTTAGAGATTTGAGAGCTGAGATGGAGCTATTGCGTATGGATATCACAACATCCAATGGATCACATCCTGGACCGCAATCTAAATCGGgacaggtatatatatatatatatatatatatatatataatctcaATGTGTGCATGGTTCTAAATGTTAGATCATTTTTTTGCTGCTTGTTAGAGAGTTCTAACTGTTTAGACTTTTGCCTGAATCTTCAAATGTTTGGTGGTTTTAAATATTGCCTCCAGTTGTTTTAATCTTGGACTGAAATTGTTGTGCTTTACATGTGAAGCTACAGAGAGATTCAACTTTGACTTAATTGATTTATGAGAATAAATCAATCAATCTGAGTTGCAACCATCTCCAATAATCTAGTACTTGTGcatttgattgatgattttaaccATTGATTGTCATGAAAGTTGTTGGTATAATTTACTCTAACCATTGATTGCTATTTGCTATTTTTAGTTTTGCTGATGATGTGTCTTCTTTTCTCTATTTGTTGCACATTGGTGTTGGATAAGGGGCTATGAGTTTTGATATGTTTATGAATTGATGACAACACATGTAGTTTATTTGTTAGAGAGAGAGTTAGGAACATAGACAACACATGTAGGTGAAGTATGGTGGGAATTTTTCTGCATATATAGTAAttgaattcaattttttttataggttTTAGCACCGTTATGGATCAGTCGCTACTTATCAGCCATTGTTTTCAGTTTTGAAGGGGCACCATCAACTATTTTTTTGATGTGCATGGTGCATTTTTGGACATGATGTGCATAGATCTAAGAACTTTTTTAGACACCATTATGTAACTAATTAGGTTAAGTTTGCACCACCAATTGTATTTTGGTTGTTGTAAATGGTGCATCTTTTGAACATGTTTTTGTATAGGATCTAATAACATTTAGATTACTAATATTATCTTAATttgatcaattttataattattcttGTGGTTTTggaattatattatatttcatCTACTTGTAtttcaatatatataataaaaaaacatacatTCTGACGGAATGTCGTCCGAAAACATAGTTCCTGACAGAATATTTGGCTGATTTTATTTGGTGCGTTTTGATGGATATTTCTGTCAGTGAAGTGATTTGCGACGGAAAACTATTCTAACGTTTTCATCCGTCTTTCAGCCATCCGTCAGATGCTGTGACGGAATCACGTCATAATAAAACGTCAACGCTTATGATGTATTTTCCGTCAGAAATTCCGACTGAGATGCTGACGTAATTCCGTCACTCAACCGTCAGATGAATCCGTCCGTAGAAACGTGAGAGAATTTTTGCATCGGCTGAATCTCTCACGTTTGCATTCCGTCAAAAATTCCGTCAGTAAACCTCATTTGTGACGGAAATGGTTGGATTTCTGACGGAAATTTCCGTCAGAGATCAGCTATTTTCTAGTAGTGGTGGCTCAgatgattttttgaattatctaactgaatgtgggatatgctcacaatggacacctccctatacatcacaacacaatggtgtatccgagaggagaaaccgtaccctactagatatggtacgatccatgatgagcatgaccttacttccaaagacgttctggggctatgccttagaaactgccctcttcaccctaaatcgagtaccaactaaatccgctagttccacaccatatgaattgttcgttggtaggaaacccgtgttttcatttatgagagtatggggttgttcaacatttgtcaaacgcattgcgtccgacaaactagattcgaaatctgataaatgtttcttcattggataccctaaggaaactataagatattacttctatcatccagatgatcagaaagtaatagtatccaagcacgcaaccttcttagagaaagagtttctcgaagaaacacaaaagggaagcatgattgaacttgacgaagttcaaaaagaagaaacaccgactgaaacaacagaggtggttgaggtacccgaagaagtcccattagatgagactccagtgccacctattcgtagatcacaaagagtttgtgaactcctagttagatatggttttctagtgggagatgataatgaggttcccgtgttagacgacgaacccgaaaactacgaagaggctcttactagtctagattctaaagcatggcttgaggccatggattctgaaatggattcatgtatactaaccaagtgtggactttggttgatccacccgaagggataatacccattgggtgcagatggatcttcaaaaagaagacagacatggatggaaaggttagcacctacaaagctaggttagtagcgaaaggatatcgtcagaagtaaagaattgattatgacgaaactttctctcctgtggatatgtccaaatcaatcagaatcatgcttgcaattgccactcacttcgattatgagatttggcaaatggatgtgaaaatagctttcctaaacggaaacctgcttgaggatgtatatatgatgcatcctgaaggtttcatatcgaaggatgcaaataaagtttgcaaacttcataGATCCATTtctggactcaagcaagcatcaagaagctggaataagcgttttgacgaaaccataaaacaatttggtttcgaacaaaattgcgaagaagcttgcatttacaagaaagcaagtgggagctctatagcatttctcatactatatgtggacgatatattattaatgggaaatgacattgctctactacagtcggttaaagtatggttatctggtaacttctcaatgaaagaccttggtgaagcagcttatatacttggtataaagatctacagagatagatcgagaagactgcttggtctttcacaggctacatacattgaaaaggtgctaaatcggtttagcatgcttgaatcgaaacgaggtaacttacccatgctacatggagtaaagttaaataatcatcaatgtcctaaaaccgatgatgacaaaagacgcatggctgtagtcccatacgccagc
The DNA window shown above is from Euphorbia lathyris chromosome 1, ddEupLath1.1, whole genome shotgun sequence and carries:
- the LOC136218787 gene encoding flocculation protein FLO11-like, which encodes MVKDIQVRLSNNEAYCRDLGNQIARLTSRIDSTVDESNRDANPGDQNVELELIELSQEDSPNYVGYLNCEEPEILIDELVMCGPMEINPKLEELESHSSSPSTKTLFSQSNRLNPFDSSPVPFFLLSVSGWSSDILRKRSCGKDSLKTSSTERYIISENRKRPSPSSHLHGKKKISIPKWLIGVQNQPQTPTPTISGIADVTLEDDSTDSSSPAAPTTRTAAQIDPVVHAAAPTARTAAQTDPVARTTAPITRTTAPTNFTTAPIAQAATPPLTARVVTPTSRSTTPPLIGRVTPPPTSSPPTTAPPTSVLPTAPPTSAPCSSSSLPSSSTTTNFPSSSSEQRLTLRVEGKKIYPSSCPAKILRECFELKLELNGYKITHVSKETQEFYWREFQKRCQWDEVIDSLLKLVYPSFMKEKYRRMVYGLKNKAKIHV